Proteins from a single region of Equus asinus isolate D_3611 breed Donkey chromosome 17, EquAss-T2T_v2, whole genome shotgun sequence:
- the DGKZ gene encoding diacylglycerol kinase zeta isoform X18: MQCCPSGLLCFIKWQTYLRRLTRKAITKSGLQHLAPPPPTPGAPCSEPERQIRSTVDWSESATYGEHIWFETNVSGDFCYVGEQYCVAKMLQKSVSRRKCAACKIVVHTPCIAQLEKINFRCKPSFRESGSRNIREPTFVRHHWVHRRRQDGKCRHCGKGFQQKFTFHSKEIVAISCSWCKQAYHSKVSCFMLQQIEEPCSLGVHAAVVIPPTWILRARRPQNTLKASKKKKRASFKRKSSKKGPEEGRWRPFIIRPTPSPLMKPLLVFVNPKSGGNQGAKIIQSFLWYLNPRQVFDLSQGGPKEALEMYRKVHNLRILACGGDGTVGWILSTLDQLRLKPPPPVAILPLGTGNDLARTLNWGGGYTDEPVSKILSHVEEGNVVQLDRWDLRAEPNPEAGPEERDDGATDRLPLDVFNNYFSLGFDAHVTLEFHESREANPEKFNSRFRNKMFYAGTAFSDFLMGSSKDLAKHIRVVCDGTDLTPKIQDLKPQCIVFLNIPRYCAGTMPWGHPGEHHDFEPQRHDDGYLEVIGFTMTSLAALQVGGHGERLTQCREVVLTTSKAIPVQVDGEPCKLAASRIRIALRNQATMVQKAKRRSAAPLHSDQQPVPEQLRIQVSRVSMHDYEALHYDKEQLKEASVPLGTVVVPGDSDLELCRAHIERLQQVRGAGSLPWAAPAARGLLSASPGLCFSQQEPEGAGAGSPTCQKLSPKWCFLDATTASRFYRIDRAQEHLNYVTEIAQDEIYILDPELLGASARPDLPTPTSPLPTSPCSPTPRSLSGDAAAPKGEELIEATKRNDFCKLQELHRAGGDLMHRDERSRTLLHHAVSTGSKDVVRYLLDHAPPEILDAVEENGETCLHQAAALGQRTICHYIVEAGASLMKTDQQGDTPRQRAEKAQDTELAAYLENRQHYQMIQREDQETAV, from the exons ATGCAGTGCTGTCCTTCAGGCTTGCTGTGCTTTATAAAGTGGCAGACGTATCTGAGGAGGCTTACACG GAAAGCCATCACCAAGTCGGGCCTTCAGCACCTGGccccccctcctcccactcccggGGCCCCGTGCAGCGAGCCAGAGCGGCAGATCCGGAGCACTGTGGACTGGAGC GAGTCGGCGACATATGGGGAGCACATCTGGTTCGAGACCAACGTGTCGGGGGACTTCTGCTATGTTGGGGAGCAGTACTGTGTAGCTAAGATGCTG CAGAAATCGGTGTCCCGGAGAAAGTGTGCAGCCTGCAAGATCGTGGTGCACACCCCCTGCATCGCTCAGCTGGAGAAG ATCAACTTCCGCTGTAAGCCGTCCTTCCGTGAGTCGGGCTCCAGGAACATCCGTGAG CCAACCTTTGTGCGGCACCACTGGGTACACAGGCGGCGCCAGGATGGCAAGTGTCGGCACTGTGGGAAG GGCTTCCAGCAGAAGTTCACCTTCCACAGCAAGGAGATTGTGGCCATCAGTTGCTCCTGGTGCAAGCAAGCC TACCACAGCAAGGTATCCTGCTTCATGCTGCAGCAGATTGAGGAGCCGTGCTCCCTGGGGGTACACGCTGCCGTGGTCATCCCACCCACCTGGATCCTCCGGGCCCGCAGGCCCCAG aataccctcaaggcaagcaagaagaaaaagagagcatCCTTCAAGAGGAAATCCAGCAAGAAAGGGCCCGAG GAGGGCCGCTGGAGACCCTTCATCATCAGGCCCACCCCGTCCCCCCTCATGAAGCCCCTGCTGGTGTTTGTGAACCCCAAGAGTGGGGGCAACCAG GGCGCCAAGATCATCCAGTCCTTCCTCTGGTATCTCAATCCCCGCCAAGTCTTTGACCTGAGCCAGGGAGGGCCCAAGGAGGC GCTGGAGATGTACCGCAAGGTGCACAACCTGCGGATCCTGGCGTGCGGGGGCGACGGCACG GTCGGCTGGATCCTCTCCACTCTGGACCAGCTCCGCCTAAAGCCTCCGCCGCCTGTCGCCATCCTGCCTCTGGGCACTGGCAACGACCTGGCCCGCACCCTCAACTGGGGTGGG GGCTACACAGATGAGCCCGTGTCCAAGATCCTCTCCCACGTAGAGGAGGGGAACGTGGTGCAGCTGGACCGCTGGGACCTCCGCGCTGAGCCCAACCCCGAGGCGGGGCCTGAGGAGCGTGACGACGGTGCCACCGACCGG CTGCCCCTGGATGTCTTCAACAACTACTTCAGCCTGGGCTTTGATGCCCACGTCACCCTGGAGTTTCATGAGTCTCGAG AGGCCAACCCAGAGAAATTCAACAGCCGCTTTCGGAACAAGATGTTTTATGCCGGG ACAGCTTTCTCCGACTTCCTGATGGGCAGCTCCAAGGACTTAGCCAAGCACATCCGGGTGGTG tGTGATGGAACTGACCTGACGCCCAAGATCCAGGACCTGAAACCCCAGTGCATCGTTTTCCTCAACATCCCCAG GTACTGCGCGGGCACCATGCCCTGGGGCCACCCTGGGGAGCACCACGACTTCGAGCCCCAGCGGCACGATGATGGCTACCTCGAAGTCATCGGCTTCACCATGACATCCCTG GCAGCGCTGCAGGTTGGTGGGCATGGCGAGCGGCTGACGCAGTGCCGTGAGGTGGTGCTCACCACGTCCAAGGCTATCCCAGTGCAGGTGGACGGTGAGCCCTGCAAGCTCGCGGCCTCTCGCATTCGCATCGCCCTGCGCAACCAGGCCACCATGGTGCAGAAGGCCAAGCGGCGGAGCGCCGCCCCCCTGCACAGCGA TCAGCAGCCGGTGCCCGAGCAGCTGCGGATCCAGGTGAGCAGAGTCAGCATGCACGACTACGAGGCCCTGCATTACGACAAGGAGCAGCTCAAGGAGGCCT CGGTGCCCCTGGGCACTGTGGTGGTCCCAGGAGACAGCGACCTCGAGCTCTGCCGGGCGCACATCGAGAGGCTCCAGCAGGTGAGGGGGGCCGGGagcctgccctgggctgccccagcTGCTCGAGGGCTGCTCTCTGCCAGCCCCGGCCTGTGCTTCTCTCAACAGGAGCCCGAAGGTGCTGGAGCCGGGTCCCCAACGTGCCAGAAACTTTCCCCCAAGTGGTGCTTCCTCGATG CCACCACTGCCAGCCGCTTCTACAGGATCGACCGGGCCCAG GAACACCTCAACTATGTGACTGAGATTGCACAGGACGAGATTTATATCCTGGACCCAGAGCTGCTGGGGGCATCAGCCCGGCCGGACCTCCCAACCCCGAcgtcccctctccccacctccccctgctCACCCACGCCCCG GTCACTGTCAGGGGATGCTGCAGCTCCTAAAG GTGAAGAGCTGATCGAGGCCACCAAGAGGAACGACTTCTGTAAG CTCCAGGAGCTGCACCGAGCCGGGGGCGACCTCATGCACCGGGACGAACGGAGCCGCACGCTCCTGCACCACGCCGTCAGCACCGGCAGCAAGGACGTGGTCCGCTACCTGCTGGACCACG cccctccagaaaTCCTTGACGCCGTGGAGGAAAA CGGGGAGACGTGTCTGCACCAGGCGGCAGCCCTGGGCCAGCGCACCATCTGCCACTACATCGTTGAGGCAGGGGCCTCTCTCATGAAGACAGACCAGCAG ggcgACACTCCCAGGCAGCGGGCTGAGAAGGCTCAGGACACCGAGCTGGCCGCCTACCTGGAGAACCGGCAGCACTACCAGATGATCCAGCGGGAGGACCAGGAGACGGCTGTGTAG
- the DGKZ gene encoding diacylglycerol kinase zeta isoform X1 yields the protein MGSWAQDGPWPGLAPDAPGLCAQQPPAAPAMETFFRRHFQRKVPGPGEGQRRPGGVGLPTGKARRRSPAGQASSSLAQRRRSSGQLQGCLPVCGVGAQGTRRRRSSTAPPSCNPRFLVDEVPTAQPATGGARLLGAPLLLAGLVGMNEEEEGERVQKDMTVAALSATQPGAESPGCPPPQAARALLPVPRCLRRRRTSSRLLPADVVYDCARWGLHGYYSCLSQQRPGGQHPGPMMPARVRPLSRRRQVALRRKSAGPQAWSALLAKAITKSGLQHLAPPPPTPGAPCSEPERQIRSTVDWSESATYGEHIWFETNVSGDFCYVGEQYCVAKMLQKSVSRRKCAACKIVVHTPCIAQLEKINFRCKPSFRESGSRNIREPTFVRHHWVHRRRQDGKCRHCGKGFQQKFTFHSKEIVAISCSWCKQAYHSKVSCFMLQQIEEPCSLGVHAAVVIPPTWILRARRPQNTLKASKKKKRASFKRKSSKKGPEEGRWRPFIIRPTPSPLMKPLLVFVNPKSGGNQGAKIIQSFLWYLNPRQVFDLSQGGPKEALEMYRKVHNLRILACGGDGTVGWILSTLDQLRLKPPPPVAILPLGTGNDLARTLNWGGGYTDEPVSKILSHVEEGNVVQLDRWDLRAEPNPEAGPEERDDGATDRLPLDVFNNYFSLGFDAHVTLEFHESREANPEKFNSRFRNKMFYAGTAFSDFLMGSSKDLAKHIRVVCDGTDLTPKIQDLKPQCIVFLNIPRYCAGTMPWGHPGEHHDFEPQRHDDGYLEVIGFTMTSLAALQVGGHGERLTQCREVVLTTSKAIPVQVDGEPCKLAASRIRIALRNQATMVQKAKRRSAAPLHSDQQPVPEQLRIQVSRVSMHDYEALHYDKEQLKEASVPLGTVVVPGDSDLELCRAHIERLQQVRGAGSLPWAAPAARGLLSASPGLCFSQQEPEGAGAGSPTCQKLSPKWCFLDATTASRFYRIDRAQEHLNYVTEIAQDEIYILDPELLGASARPDLPTPTSPLPTSPCSPTPRSLSGDAAAPKGEELIEATKRNDFCKLQELHRAGGDLMHRDERSRTLLHHAVSTGSKDVVRYLLDHAPPEILDAVEENGETCLHQAAALGQRTICHYIVEAGASLMKTDQQGDTPRQRAEKAQDTELAAYLENRQHYQMIQREDQETAV from the exons ATGGGCTCCTGGGCACAGGATGGGCCATGGCCTGGCCTGGCTCCTGATGCTCCCGGTCTCTGTGCCCAACAGCCACCTGCTGCCCCTGCCATGGAGACCTTCTTTAGGAGACACTTCCAGCGGAAGGTGCCAGGCCCGGGAGAGGGGCAGCGGCGGCCCGGTGGTGTGGGGCTGCCCACGGGCAAGGCCCGACGCCGCTCCCCTGCCGGCCAGGCCTCATCCTCCCTGGCACAGCGGCGCCGCTCCAGCGGCCAGCTCCAGGGCTGCCTCCCGGTCTGCGGGGTGGGGGCCCAgggcacccgccgccggcgctcCAGCACCGCACCCCCCTCCTGCAACCCCCGCTTCCTCGTGGACGAGGTGCCCACCGCACAGCCTGCCACTGGTGGGGCCCGGCTTCTGGGCGCACCCCTGCTGTTGGCCGGGCTTGTGGGCATgaacgaggaggaggagggggagagggtcCAGAAGGACATGACAGTTGCGGCATTGAGTGCCACCCAGCCAGGTGCCGAGAGCCCAGGGTGCCCCCCGCCCCAGGCCGCCCGGGCCCTGCTGCCTGTGCCACGGTGCCTGCGCCGGCGCCGCACCTCCTCCCGCCTGCTCCCTGCGGACGTGGTGTACGACTGTGCCCGCTGGGGCCTGCACGGTTACTACAGCTGCCTCAGCCAGCAGCGGCCCGGGGGCCAGCACCCTGGCCCCATGATGCCCGCCCGTGTGCGCCCGCTCTCCCGCAGGCGCCAGGTAGCCCTACGGCGCAAGTCAGCCGGACCCCAGGCCTGGAGCGCCCTGCTTGC GAAAGCCATCACCAAGTCGGGCCTTCAGCACCTGGccccccctcctcccactcccggGGCCCCGTGCAGCGAGCCAGAGCGGCAGATCCGGAGCACTGTGGACTGGAGC GAGTCGGCGACATATGGGGAGCACATCTGGTTCGAGACCAACGTGTCGGGGGACTTCTGCTATGTTGGGGAGCAGTACTGTGTAGCTAAGATGCTG CAGAAATCGGTGTCCCGGAGAAAGTGTGCAGCCTGCAAGATCGTGGTGCACACCCCCTGCATCGCTCAGCTGGAGAAG ATCAACTTCCGCTGTAAGCCGTCCTTCCGTGAGTCGGGCTCCAGGAACATCCGTGAG CCAACCTTTGTGCGGCACCACTGGGTACACAGGCGGCGCCAGGATGGCAAGTGTCGGCACTGTGGGAAG GGCTTCCAGCAGAAGTTCACCTTCCACAGCAAGGAGATTGTGGCCATCAGTTGCTCCTGGTGCAAGCAAGCC TACCACAGCAAGGTATCCTGCTTCATGCTGCAGCAGATTGAGGAGCCGTGCTCCCTGGGGGTACACGCTGCCGTGGTCATCCCACCCACCTGGATCCTCCGGGCCCGCAGGCCCCAG aataccctcaaggcaagcaagaagaaaaagagagcatCCTTCAAGAGGAAATCCAGCAAGAAAGGGCCCGAG GAGGGCCGCTGGAGACCCTTCATCATCAGGCCCACCCCGTCCCCCCTCATGAAGCCCCTGCTGGTGTTTGTGAACCCCAAGAGTGGGGGCAACCAG GGCGCCAAGATCATCCAGTCCTTCCTCTGGTATCTCAATCCCCGCCAAGTCTTTGACCTGAGCCAGGGAGGGCCCAAGGAGGC GCTGGAGATGTACCGCAAGGTGCACAACCTGCGGATCCTGGCGTGCGGGGGCGACGGCACG GTCGGCTGGATCCTCTCCACTCTGGACCAGCTCCGCCTAAAGCCTCCGCCGCCTGTCGCCATCCTGCCTCTGGGCACTGGCAACGACCTGGCCCGCACCCTCAACTGGGGTGGG GGCTACACAGATGAGCCCGTGTCCAAGATCCTCTCCCACGTAGAGGAGGGGAACGTGGTGCAGCTGGACCGCTGGGACCTCCGCGCTGAGCCCAACCCCGAGGCGGGGCCTGAGGAGCGTGACGACGGTGCCACCGACCGG CTGCCCCTGGATGTCTTCAACAACTACTTCAGCCTGGGCTTTGATGCCCACGTCACCCTGGAGTTTCATGAGTCTCGAG AGGCCAACCCAGAGAAATTCAACAGCCGCTTTCGGAACAAGATGTTTTATGCCGGG ACAGCTTTCTCCGACTTCCTGATGGGCAGCTCCAAGGACTTAGCCAAGCACATCCGGGTGGTG tGTGATGGAACTGACCTGACGCCCAAGATCCAGGACCTGAAACCCCAGTGCATCGTTTTCCTCAACATCCCCAG GTACTGCGCGGGCACCATGCCCTGGGGCCACCCTGGGGAGCACCACGACTTCGAGCCCCAGCGGCACGATGATGGCTACCTCGAAGTCATCGGCTTCACCATGACATCCCTG GCAGCGCTGCAGGTTGGTGGGCATGGCGAGCGGCTGACGCAGTGCCGTGAGGTGGTGCTCACCACGTCCAAGGCTATCCCAGTGCAGGTGGACGGTGAGCCCTGCAAGCTCGCGGCCTCTCGCATTCGCATCGCCCTGCGCAACCAGGCCACCATGGTGCAGAAGGCCAAGCGGCGGAGCGCCGCCCCCCTGCACAGCGA TCAGCAGCCGGTGCCCGAGCAGCTGCGGATCCAGGTGAGCAGAGTCAGCATGCACGACTACGAGGCCCTGCATTACGACAAGGAGCAGCTCAAGGAGGCCT CGGTGCCCCTGGGCACTGTGGTGGTCCCAGGAGACAGCGACCTCGAGCTCTGCCGGGCGCACATCGAGAGGCTCCAGCAGGTGAGGGGGGCCGGGagcctgccctgggctgccccagcTGCTCGAGGGCTGCTCTCTGCCAGCCCCGGCCTGTGCTTCTCTCAACAGGAGCCCGAAGGTGCTGGAGCCGGGTCCCCAACGTGCCAGAAACTTTCCCCCAAGTGGTGCTTCCTCGATG CCACCACTGCCAGCCGCTTCTACAGGATCGACCGGGCCCAG GAACACCTCAACTATGTGACTGAGATTGCACAGGACGAGATTTATATCCTGGACCCAGAGCTGCTGGGGGCATCAGCCCGGCCGGACCTCCCAACCCCGAcgtcccctctccccacctccccctgctCACCCACGCCCCG GTCACTGTCAGGGGATGCTGCAGCTCCTAAAG GTGAAGAGCTGATCGAGGCCACCAAGAGGAACGACTTCTGTAAG CTCCAGGAGCTGCACCGAGCCGGGGGCGACCTCATGCACCGGGACGAACGGAGCCGCACGCTCCTGCACCACGCCGTCAGCACCGGCAGCAAGGACGTGGTCCGCTACCTGCTGGACCACG cccctccagaaaTCCTTGACGCCGTGGAGGAAAA CGGGGAGACGTGTCTGCACCAGGCGGCAGCCCTGGGCCAGCGCACCATCTGCCACTACATCGTTGAGGCAGGGGCCTCTCTCATGAAGACAGACCAGCAG ggcgACACTCCCAGGCAGCGGGCTGAGAAGGCTCAGGACACCGAGCTGGCCGCCTACCTGGAGAACCGGCAGCACTACCAGATGATCCAGCGGGAGGACCAGGAGACGGCTGTGTAG
- the DGKZ gene encoding diacylglycerol kinase zeta isoform X3 — MGSWAQDGPWPGLAPDAPGLCAQQPPAAPAMETFFRRHFQRKVPGPGEGQRRPGGVGLPTGKARRRSPAGQASSSLAQRRRSSGQLQGCLPVCGVGAQGTRRRRSSTAPPSCNPRFLVDEVPTAQPATGGARLLGAPLLLAGLVGMNEEEEGERVQKDMTVAALSATQPGAESPGCPPPQAARALLPVPRCLRRRRTSSRLLPADVVYDCARWGLHGYYSCLSQQRPGGQHPGPMMPARVRPLSRRRQVALRRKSAGPQAWSALLAKAITKSGLQHLAPPPPTPGAPCSEPERQIRSTVDWSESATYGEHIWFETNVSGDFCYVGEQYCVAKMLQKSVSRRKCAACKIVVHTPCIAQLEKINFRCKPSFRESGSRNIREPTFVRHHWVHRRRQDGKCRHCGKGFQQKFTFHSKEIVAISCSWCKQAYHSKVSCFMLQQIEEPCSLGVHAAVVIPPTWILRARRPQNTLKASKKKKRASFKRKSSKKGPEEGRWRPFIIRPTPSPLMKPLLVFVNPKSGGNQGAKIIQSFLWYLNPRQVFDLSQGGPKEALEMYRKVHNLRILACGGDGTVGWILSTLDQLRLKPPPPVAILPLGTGNDLARTLNWGGGYTDEPVSKILSHVEEGNVVQLDRWDLRAEPNPEAGPEERDDGATDRLPLDVFNNYFSLGFDAHVTLEFHESREANPEKFNSRFRNKMFYAGTAFSDFLMGSSKDLAKHIRVVCDGTDLTPKIQDLKPQCIVFLNIPRYCAGTMPWGHPGEHHDFEPQRHDDGYLEVIGFTMTSLAALQVGGHGERLTQCREVVLTTSKAIPVQVDGEPCKLAASRIRIALRNQATMVQKAKRRSAAPLHSDQQPVPEQLRIQVSRVSMHDYEALHYDKEQLKEASVPLGTVVVPGDSDLELCRAHIERLQQEPEGAGAGSPTCQKLSPKWCFLDATTASRFYRIDRAQEHLNYVTEIAQDEIYILDPELLGASARPDLPTPTSPLPTSPCSPTPRSLSGDAAAPKGEELIEATKRNDFCKLQELHRAGGDLMHRDERSRTLLHHAVSTGSKDVVRYLLDHAPPEILDAVEENGETCLHQAAALGQRTICHYIVEAGASLMKTDQQGDTPRQRAEKAQDTELAAYLENRQHYQMIQREDQETAV; from the exons ATGGGCTCCTGGGCACAGGATGGGCCATGGCCTGGCCTGGCTCCTGATGCTCCCGGTCTCTGTGCCCAACAGCCACCTGCTGCCCCTGCCATGGAGACCTTCTTTAGGAGACACTTCCAGCGGAAGGTGCCAGGCCCGGGAGAGGGGCAGCGGCGGCCCGGTGGTGTGGGGCTGCCCACGGGCAAGGCCCGACGCCGCTCCCCTGCCGGCCAGGCCTCATCCTCCCTGGCACAGCGGCGCCGCTCCAGCGGCCAGCTCCAGGGCTGCCTCCCGGTCTGCGGGGTGGGGGCCCAgggcacccgccgccggcgctcCAGCACCGCACCCCCCTCCTGCAACCCCCGCTTCCTCGTGGACGAGGTGCCCACCGCACAGCCTGCCACTGGTGGGGCCCGGCTTCTGGGCGCACCCCTGCTGTTGGCCGGGCTTGTGGGCATgaacgaggaggaggagggggagagggtcCAGAAGGACATGACAGTTGCGGCATTGAGTGCCACCCAGCCAGGTGCCGAGAGCCCAGGGTGCCCCCCGCCCCAGGCCGCCCGGGCCCTGCTGCCTGTGCCACGGTGCCTGCGCCGGCGCCGCACCTCCTCCCGCCTGCTCCCTGCGGACGTGGTGTACGACTGTGCCCGCTGGGGCCTGCACGGTTACTACAGCTGCCTCAGCCAGCAGCGGCCCGGGGGCCAGCACCCTGGCCCCATGATGCCCGCCCGTGTGCGCCCGCTCTCCCGCAGGCGCCAGGTAGCCCTACGGCGCAAGTCAGCCGGACCCCAGGCCTGGAGCGCCCTGCTTGC GAAAGCCATCACCAAGTCGGGCCTTCAGCACCTGGccccccctcctcccactcccggGGCCCCGTGCAGCGAGCCAGAGCGGCAGATCCGGAGCACTGTGGACTGGAGC GAGTCGGCGACATATGGGGAGCACATCTGGTTCGAGACCAACGTGTCGGGGGACTTCTGCTATGTTGGGGAGCAGTACTGTGTAGCTAAGATGCTG CAGAAATCGGTGTCCCGGAGAAAGTGTGCAGCCTGCAAGATCGTGGTGCACACCCCCTGCATCGCTCAGCTGGAGAAG ATCAACTTCCGCTGTAAGCCGTCCTTCCGTGAGTCGGGCTCCAGGAACATCCGTGAG CCAACCTTTGTGCGGCACCACTGGGTACACAGGCGGCGCCAGGATGGCAAGTGTCGGCACTGTGGGAAG GGCTTCCAGCAGAAGTTCACCTTCCACAGCAAGGAGATTGTGGCCATCAGTTGCTCCTGGTGCAAGCAAGCC TACCACAGCAAGGTATCCTGCTTCATGCTGCAGCAGATTGAGGAGCCGTGCTCCCTGGGGGTACACGCTGCCGTGGTCATCCCACCCACCTGGATCCTCCGGGCCCGCAGGCCCCAG aataccctcaaggcaagcaagaagaaaaagagagcatCCTTCAAGAGGAAATCCAGCAAGAAAGGGCCCGAG GAGGGCCGCTGGAGACCCTTCATCATCAGGCCCACCCCGTCCCCCCTCATGAAGCCCCTGCTGGTGTTTGTGAACCCCAAGAGTGGGGGCAACCAG GGCGCCAAGATCATCCAGTCCTTCCTCTGGTATCTCAATCCCCGCCAAGTCTTTGACCTGAGCCAGGGAGGGCCCAAGGAGGC GCTGGAGATGTACCGCAAGGTGCACAACCTGCGGATCCTGGCGTGCGGGGGCGACGGCACG GTCGGCTGGATCCTCTCCACTCTGGACCAGCTCCGCCTAAAGCCTCCGCCGCCTGTCGCCATCCTGCCTCTGGGCACTGGCAACGACCTGGCCCGCACCCTCAACTGGGGTGGG GGCTACACAGATGAGCCCGTGTCCAAGATCCTCTCCCACGTAGAGGAGGGGAACGTGGTGCAGCTGGACCGCTGGGACCTCCGCGCTGAGCCCAACCCCGAGGCGGGGCCTGAGGAGCGTGACGACGGTGCCACCGACCGG CTGCCCCTGGATGTCTTCAACAACTACTTCAGCCTGGGCTTTGATGCCCACGTCACCCTGGAGTTTCATGAGTCTCGAG AGGCCAACCCAGAGAAATTCAACAGCCGCTTTCGGAACAAGATGTTTTATGCCGGG ACAGCTTTCTCCGACTTCCTGATGGGCAGCTCCAAGGACTTAGCCAAGCACATCCGGGTGGTG tGTGATGGAACTGACCTGACGCCCAAGATCCAGGACCTGAAACCCCAGTGCATCGTTTTCCTCAACATCCCCAG GTACTGCGCGGGCACCATGCCCTGGGGCCACCCTGGGGAGCACCACGACTTCGAGCCCCAGCGGCACGATGATGGCTACCTCGAAGTCATCGGCTTCACCATGACATCCCTG GCAGCGCTGCAGGTTGGTGGGCATGGCGAGCGGCTGACGCAGTGCCGTGAGGTGGTGCTCACCACGTCCAAGGCTATCCCAGTGCAGGTGGACGGTGAGCCCTGCAAGCTCGCGGCCTCTCGCATTCGCATCGCCCTGCGCAACCAGGCCACCATGGTGCAGAAGGCCAAGCGGCGGAGCGCCGCCCCCCTGCACAGCGA TCAGCAGCCGGTGCCCGAGCAGCTGCGGATCCAGGTGAGCAGAGTCAGCATGCACGACTACGAGGCCCTGCATTACGACAAGGAGCAGCTCAAGGAGGCCT CGGTGCCCCTGGGCACTGTGGTGGTCCCAGGAGACAGCGACCTCGAGCTCTGCCGGGCGCACATCGAGAGGCTCCAGCAG GAGCCCGAAGGTGCTGGAGCCGGGTCCCCAACGTGCCAGAAACTTTCCCCCAAGTGGTGCTTCCTCGATG CCACCACTGCCAGCCGCTTCTACAGGATCGACCGGGCCCAG GAACACCTCAACTATGTGACTGAGATTGCACAGGACGAGATTTATATCCTGGACCCAGAGCTGCTGGGGGCATCAGCCCGGCCGGACCTCCCAACCCCGAcgtcccctctccccacctccccctgctCACCCACGCCCCG GTCACTGTCAGGGGATGCTGCAGCTCCTAAAG GTGAAGAGCTGATCGAGGCCACCAAGAGGAACGACTTCTGTAAG CTCCAGGAGCTGCACCGAGCCGGGGGCGACCTCATGCACCGGGACGAACGGAGCCGCACGCTCCTGCACCACGCCGTCAGCACCGGCAGCAAGGACGTGGTCCGCTACCTGCTGGACCACG cccctccagaaaTCCTTGACGCCGTGGAGGAAAA CGGGGAGACGTGTCTGCACCAGGCGGCAGCCCTGGGCCAGCGCACCATCTGCCACTACATCGTTGAGGCAGGGGCCTCTCTCATGAAGACAGACCAGCAG ggcgACACTCCCAGGCAGCGGGCTGAGAAGGCTCAGGACACCGAGCTGGCCGCCTACCTGGAGAACCGGCAGCACTACCAGATGATCCAGCGGGAGGACCAGGAGACGGCTGTGTAG